The genome window aagaacaataacttcagttttgtctgaatttaacatcaggaaattggtgctcatccaggtttttatgtctttaaggcagttatggagtttagttaattgattactttcttctggcttcatagataaatacagctgtgtatcatccacataacaatggaaatttacagagtgatttctaatgatgttacctaaaggaagcatatatagagtaaataggattggtccgagcacagaaccttgcggaactccaaaacaaactttggtacgtaaggatgattcattatgaacgtcaacaaactgaaaacgatcagataaataagatttaaaccagcttagtgcagaaccttttaggccaattaagtgatccagtctctgcagtagaatttgatggtcaattgtgtcaaacgccgcactaagatctaataaaacaagtacagagacaagtcctttgtctgaagcaatcagaaggtcatttgtaattttaactagtgctgtctcagtgctatgatgcactctaaatcctgactgaaattcctcaaataaattagtgttaactaaaggtaaaaCTTCTTTAAGTAGCCTAGATGAATTGGGGTCTAAGAAAAAGGATGATTTAGAAGAGGAAATCATTGAGGTCAGTTGTCGCTGCAATCCTGATATATATATCAGGCCTTATAGCTGAGTCTAGGGTCCCTGTATTTGAAGGCAGATTGGTACCAGTCAAGGGCAGGAGGTGACGAATTTTGTCTCTAATAGTTAGAAGTTTTCAAAAACTCATAAAGTCATTACTGAGGGCTAAATGTTTATTCTGACATTATGTTGACTAAAATGTTGGTGATCGGTGGTtcttatgtaaacaaacacacacataaacacaacagaCAATATGGAGGTCAGCAAAATGAACATGGTCATGGCCATGTTTCATACAATGAGTCGATAACAAAATTATGACAGGCCTTGCTGCCATCATCCAGAGTGAAACTGTGTCATAAGATTTCTCTGTTCAGTGTAAGTTTACATCGGCTGTGTCTTAGTATGTCAATATCTTTCTCACACTTTGTTaggctgtcttggctgacacacCTTTTCAGTGTCATGTGACAGTTGGGTACAGTGCCTGTGGAGTGGCAGACCAGGGTGGTGGttcccattttaaaaaaaggggaCTAGAGGGTTTGCTCTAATTACAAGGGCAAACTTTCGCAGGGAGGCTCCCTGCGAAAGTTTGTTCCAGGTTGCTGGAAAGGGGGCTCCAACCGTCTGTCGAACCTTgtattcaggaggagcaatgctGATTCCGTCCTGGTCGTGGAACAGTAGCTCTTAACCTCTTTTagccagctctttacccttgcagGGCTGCTTGAGGGGTCATGGgggtttgcccatccagtctacatgtttTTTGTAGACTTCGAGAGGGCTTACGACTGCATCCCCCCCCATCTGGTCCTTGAGAGCTGTGTCCAAATACTTggcacaaacacattttcagtggGTCTTGTTTCTCCtccagggttgtcccttgtctcagattctgtttgtgattttcatggTCAGGATCTCAAGGCACATGCTGGGGGGAGGAAGAGGTGTGGTTTAGTGACCTCAAAATTGAGTCTCTgatttttgcagatgatgtggttctgtttgcttcatcacaccgtgacctccagtgTGCACTGGGGAGGTTAGCAGCCGTGTGTGAAAtggtcgggatgagagtcagtaGCTCCAattctgaggccatggttctctgccagaaaatgaGATGGATTGGCGTTTTGGtgcggcatctgcagtgatgcaggcgctgtgcCGGACCGTCGTGGTtgagagggagctgagccagaaggcaaagctttcgatttactggtgcatctccgtcccaacccttacctatggtcatgagctctgagcagtgactgaaagaatgaggtcacagatgcAAGAGGCCAAAATGTATTTCTTCTTTAGGGTCTCAGCCTTaaagatagggggaggagtcagacatccggagagagcttggagtagagctgctgctcgtTTGTGTCAaaaagggtcagttgaggtggttcaggcatctgatcaggatcctcctgggcacaataacaataacaaagaCTGGCCACGTATCATTCTGACATGAAACAGCTTTTTTCGTTGGCGTTTGATACTGGAGGTCACTGACCAGGCACCAAtatttgacaacttcggagCGAGTCCAGGTTGATCTGTTACCATGCCTCAAAGGTTTCTCACTAGTTTTTTCTTATAGTCACTGTCCTATTTTAGTTTAAAAACTTGTGTTCCGTAACTTCTGTCAGACATCTTTTGATTTAAGGTTTAACTACCACATGCTACTTCCATTTGTTTTACACACCATAATCTGATATCATGATGGGACCTTTGATAAAAGGTGTTCAGCATTGTCACCATACAGGGAGAATATCCCGGGAATCCACAAACTGTTTGGGGTCTTTATTTGTGGAGTTTAAACATTCTTGTCTACATGTTTTTCCTCCGATGAGTCAAAGACAGAGGGTTTGGGAAACTGATTACACTAACTGGCATATAGGTGTTAATATTAGTGTGAATGTTGTCTGTTAATATTCTTTATGTCAGCCCAGTGATAGACCTGTTCAGGGTAAATGGGTATAGATTGGCGAACTATAGGGATCACAGTTGGCTGGAAATTGTTCTTTTAGGGAACTGAAATGATCAGTATCAATCTTTGAGGTTAGGGTTAGAAATTACAAAGAGCAGGCtacaaacttttcttttttttactaacactgaacaaaaacttGAGGATCATTGGGACCTTTTGATGTGAGGTCACGCTGCTGGTGTGGGTGTTCTCTgtctttaaaagttttgataaGATGTTGAAGCAGGGTTTGAGCTTAGTTAGAGGCTCTCACAGTTACAGTACAAAGGGGCAGCAGGTGAATAATCACATTCACACGATGATTCTGgctttgttttgtacattttaaccaGGATATTGCTGTGACTTTGAAACGAAAATGGTCCATTTAGTGATGTTTTTTACAATAGTTTCCATGATGATGAATCTGTTTAGCATTACTGCACTGACCTCTGTTCATGTGTGCTTTATGTTTAAGTTGAAAATCGTGCCAAACAATTCAAAGCTGAAGCTAGTTAAATTTTTACAAATCTATAACAAAAGGTAAGTAATGCTTGGTGTGTACAGAGGAGTTGTTGTGAACCTAAAGAGGGATCATGATTAACTTTACACAGGTTTCATATTTCACACTTGCTGCCTATGTTGACACCGGAGCTTTGAAGTACTTGTATTTTATTATCGTTTTGtctttatatattttcattGTTAGTGCCAACCTCCTGCTGATTGTGGTTATCTGTGTGAACAGAAGCTTACATGAACCTATGTACATGTTTCTGTGCAGCCTGTTTGTAAATGAACTGTATGGTAGTACAGGGTTGTTTCCATTGCTGCTGCTTCAGATCCTCTCTGACATTCACACTGTCTCTGCTTCAGCTTGTTTCCTGCAGATTTATTGTGTGCACACTTATGGAGCTGTTGAATATTTAAACTTAGCCATAATGTCTTATGACAGATACCTTGCTATCTGTTATCCTCTGCAGTACAACACACGGATGACTCATAACAAGATCGCCACTCTTATAGCTTTTACATGGTTATATCCTTTGCTTGCTTGTGTTGTCTATACATATTTGAATTCTGATTCCCAGCTGTGTGGGAACATCATCTACAAAGTTTACTGTGATAGCCACTCTGTTGTCAAGCTGGCATGCTCAGATACTGTTGTAGTTAATGCTTATGGGCTCCTTGCATCTTTTGGCACAATCTTTGGGGCTTTAATTTTCATACTTTACACGTACATGAAGATTCTTTTAGTCTGTTTCTCTGGTTCTAAACAGACCAGACAGAAAGCTGTCAGTACCTGCACACCTCACCTCATTTCCCTCTTTAACTTTTCTGTTGGAGCTTGCTTCGAATTAATACAGAGCAGGTTTAATATGAGCAGTGTGCCCAACATGATGCGAATATTTTTATCCTTATACTTCCTTACGTGCCCGCCACTGTTCAACCCTGTACTGTATGGCTTGAACATGTCCAAGATCCGTAAAATAGGTAAAAGTCTGTTGTCAAATATAGGATATTAATGTTGTCTGTAACAGCTTATAATGTTTGATGGTTATATCAGTACCAGTGGGCTACAGTGATCACAACATCGTTACTGTGGTGAGGAAAATGAAGGTTCCTAAAACTGGGACAAAAGTGATTTACAAAAGAATTAATAGAAACTTTTGTAGAGATGCATTCATTGAAGACATGACTACGATACAAGGGGATAATGTCATTAACCTAACTCATACAGAGGCTGCATTACAGTTGTttatgcatttgtttttatctgtttgtgACAAGCAGTTCCTGTTAGGAAACTAACTGTCACAGCCATCAAAGCTACTTAGATTGGTTCGGAGCTAAGAAGCTGTATGACAGAGAGGGACCAACTAAAAAAGCTGTCATGACATCTGGTAGCTCAGCTGATTGGCCTGCCTACTATTCACTGAGAAACAGAGTTACAAAaattaataaacaaaagaagaagcaaTCTTATCATTCATAGATTGAGAAGATTAAGGGTGATAGTAAAAAATTATGGAGAACCCAAATTAA of Epinephelus lanceolatus isolate andai-2023 chromosome 4, ASM4190304v1, whole genome shotgun sequence contains these proteins:
- the LOC117259247 gene encoding olfactory receptor 5F1-like, encoding MINFTQVSYFTLAAYVDTGALKYLYFIIVLSLYIFIVSANLLLIVVICVNRSLHEPMYMFLCSLFVNELYGSTGLFPLLLLQILSDIHTVSASACFLQIYCVHTYGAVEYLNLAIMSYDRYLAICYPLQYNTRMTHNKIATLIAFTWLYPLLACVVYTYLNSDSQLCGNIIYKVYCDSHSVVKLACSDTVVVNAYGLLASFGTIFGALIFILYTYMKILLVCFSGSKQTRQKAVSTCTPHLISLFNFSVGACFELIQSRFNMSSVPNMMRIFLSLYFLTCPPLFNPVLYGLNMSKIRKIGKSLLSNIGY